From the Comamonas odontotermitis genome, one window contains:
- a CDS encoding lysozyme translates to MSKIPEPLRNGLLALMLLGVGGGGGYVLGEREEAAAIAQAARNEYIQAVAVDPGNSDAVKVAMVMGSYYESSYRHIGTPYVDKVGKGQPLTVCNGITGPEVVAGRYYSPGDCYRLEKARYLKSEAAAKRLFQLWGGYTVWQQAVFIDFIHNKGEAALAGSSLLRKANAGDVVAACRENTRWNVGTVNGVKTVLPGLKTRGDANGEICEEGL, encoded by the coding sequence ATGAGCAAAATTCCTGAACCGCTGCGCAATGGCCTCCTGGCGCTGATGCTGCTGGGTGTCGGCGGGGGCGGTGGCTATGTGCTGGGCGAGCGCGAAGAGGCTGCAGCAATCGCACAAGCTGCGCGCAATGAGTACATCCAGGCAGTGGCCGTAGACCCTGGCAACAGCGATGCTGTGAAGGTGGCCATGGTCATGGGCAGCTACTACGAGAGCAGCTACCGCCACATTGGCACGCCCTACGTGGACAAGGTGGGCAAAGGCCAGCCGCTGACCGTGTGCAACGGCATCACCGGGCCGGAGGTGGTTGCAGGGCGGTATTACTCGCCCGGAGACTGCTACCGGCTTGAAAAGGCCCGTTACCTCAAATCCGAAGCCGCTGCAAAGCGGCTTTTCCAATTATGGGGCGGCTACACAGTCTGGCAGCAGGCAGTCTTCATCGACTTCATCCATAACAAGGGCGAGGCAGCGCTGGCCGGATCTTCGCTACTGCGCAAGGCCAATGCCGGTGATGTGGTGGCCGCATGCCGGGAGAACACCCGCTGGAATGTGGGCACGGTCAATGGGGTGAAAACCGTTCTGCCTGGGCTCAAGACCCGAGGCGACGCGAACGGCGAGATCTGCGAGGAGGGTCTGTAA
- a CDS encoding GNAT family N-acetyltransferase, giving the protein MDLEFKRLTEVSLQDIISLNNHPDVLRQMPLGSPDFDEVKAKVWVKQKDAQWDNHGYGPWAFFIDHQFAGWGGLQYEEGDADLALVLHPHFWGSGKVIYEEIVKRAFTTMRLGSITILLPHSRTRIKGVGRLGFQPDGEVEFDGVRFQRFRLLAPTTPEHSA; this is encoded by the coding sequence ATGGACCTAGAGTTCAAGCGACTCACCGAAGTCAGTCTGCAAGACATCATCTCGCTCAACAACCACCCTGACGTGTTGCGCCAAATGCCTCTTGGCAGCCCAGATTTTGATGAAGTGAAGGCGAAGGTATGGGTGAAACAGAAGGATGCTCAGTGGGACAATCACGGCTATGGCCCTTGGGCATTTTTCATTGATCATCAGTTTGCAGGCTGGGGCGGATTGCAATACGAGGAAGGCGATGCTGATCTCGCACTTGTACTTCACCCGCACTTCTGGGGAAGCGGCAAAGTTATCTACGAGGAGATCGTCAAACGCGCATTCACAACCATGAGGTTGGGGTCCATAACCATTCTTCTGCCGCACTCAAGAACAAGAATCAAAGGGGTAGGAAGACTGGGATTTCAGCCCGATGGCGAGGTTGAGTTCGATGGTGTTCGCTTCCAGCGTTTTCGCCTCCTTGCACCCACTACTCCAGAGCATTCGGCCTGA
- a CDS encoding type II toxin-antitoxin system HicB family antitoxin — protein MKYPALFTEAPEGGYTVTFRDIPEAITEGQTLEEAREMAADALLTAMDFYFEDGRAVPDPSAPEAGEELVALPLSVWAKVQLLNLRIQKNARPADIARAMGIKPQEVTRILDLHHATKIDTLAAAFHAMDSELSIAVIPAI, from the coding sequence ATGAAATACCCAGCACTTTTTACTGAAGCGCCAGAGGGTGGCTATACCGTGACATTCCGGGACATTCCCGAAGCAATCACCGAGGGCCAGACTCTTGAAGAGGCGCGCGAGATGGCAGCAGATGCATTGCTGACCGCCATGGACTTCTATTTCGAGGACGGGCGAGCCGTACCCGATCCATCTGCACCCGAAGCCGGGGAGGAGCTTGTTGCCCTCCCCCTTTCGGTATGGGCAAAGGTGCAACTGCTCAATCTGCGGATCCAGAAGAATGCACGGCCAGCCGACATTGCGCGCGCCATGGGGATCAAGCCCCAGGAGGTGACGCGCATCCTCGATCTGCACCACGCGACCAAGATTGACACCTTGGCCGCCGCTTTCCATGCCATGGATTCCGAGCTGTCCATTGCAGTGATTCCAGCAATCTGA
- a CDS encoding type II toxin-antitoxin system HicA family toxin: MVVKQSEFRRYLASLGATFQEGARHTKVYLNGKQTVMPRHPSRELMEGTRKAILKQLGINE, from the coding sequence GTGGTCGTGAAGCAAAGCGAATTCAGACGGTATCTAGCATCGCTAGGCGCTACGTTCCAAGAGGGAGCCAGACACACAAAGGTCTACCTCAACGGCAAGCAAACAGTGATGCCAAGACACCCAAGCAGAGAGCTGATGGAAGGCACCAGAAAAGCAATCCTGAAGCAGTTAGGAATCAACGAATAG